One stretch of Chryseobacterium fluminis DNA includes these proteins:
- a CDS encoding DUF5977 domain-containing protein, whose amino-acid sequence MIKKLNILFFLNIFLLYLTQTKPPESYSLIRGVNENINLHSGTVNLEVPLFEITEGKFKLGNSLSYESRGFVPHMMPSYVGLNWNMQQFGKITREQHRIDPTVLNILRLAPLTGSVINWNLTSVPYRLNDCIFSSFGQNIYKKNILNDPANTSYKSQTIGAGGEIYLSHYKDYEPDKFYFDFLGYKGYFIIDNEGKPIVYSENASLKISIDSKCYNIFENVAASQIIIQDDKGNQYFFGGGLNELDINFSQSYLNYSNNDYIGVGNEIKRTNYIDSWLLKKVILNDGTVINGFYKVSNHSILNNFRGNGNSAYTFEPSGDIGSNFPTKVDLNINNLNIKHSRIYGRTVSFVGSSGIYTNVNTQLDTYTKEAMLDSITINDVTVHYSYIDTQNPLELTNKYLSEIKIKRKNKLIKKINLNYEDYGSTNKRTFLNNVTSNVGENVYFEYYNTTKFPPYNEFLTNDLGYWNGVMTYDASNYDIMLYTPLSEDQSVYDTGMLKTVTFPTKGTSTFFYEHGDFSKEYNIDFNTRKPVLFNNNGTTNSPRLYKKIENDLSGNNIETLYTYKNDDNTSSGILDGKVTKTYIQGIDMQSFKNLATNLYSQNSLHYSNVKEIVTNKGFKNYKFSDRITNPDSLASKVYPGSHFSIYGWESWDEIDRKYLSKANERGKILREEIYNKDNIKVKEIIYKYSNFLSKLPNLDLVQNCAGCKVSDLNYYVYTSDHNSAFVQSMYVPVIPYLLSSKITREYFGNKVVETVNNISYLDKILKKYNEGSSTSKDYTWYPYPKEIMHNTILGTSINRYLYPIDLYNENPCVSCNDNITIVGGQNVTYQQLHYKNVFTPVVEIAKNNDNKFLLKENIFSPTTSLVSGAYAIKKTRNSLLNSTFDFNSYKIPVSQTEDNSIFDLYDNKVNLIQQTSKSGIPTTTIWGYNQTLPIATIEGATYLQVMQAFGLNSGDNNSYLQLAIVDKSNLDIDNNSESTLISELNTFRNKSELKDFKISTYTYNPLIGITSITPPSGIRENYIYDSSNRLEKIVDINNNIVKEFTFNYTPKKYYNIQKSQAFTKENCGPSTLTEPLVYKIPSGKYTSEISQADADQKAQNDINANGQAYANTNGVCKPYVCSVTPSYNVSIYYSAFQETSANHIKAIISIPVNDPNLHWSGGVFIGTLQDLCRPNSYKNISINGWSISIAPSGGVTLYSSGSSSGSVATLNFEYDK is encoded by the coding sequence ATGATTAAAAAATTAAATATACTATTTTTTCTAAATATATTCTTGCTCTATTTAACCCAAACAAAACCTCCCGAAAGTTATTCATTAATTAGAGGTGTCAACGAAAATATTAATTTGCATTCTGGAACTGTAAATTTAGAAGTTCCTCTTTTTGAGATAACAGAAGGTAAATTTAAATTAGGTAACAGTTTATCATATGAATCAAGAGGATTCGTTCCTCACATGATGCCAAGTTATGTAGGACTTAACTGGAATATGCAACAATTTGGGAAAATTACTAGAGAGCAACATCGTATTGATCCAACAGTACTTAACATTTTAAGATTGGCACCTTTAACTGGTTCCGTAATTAATTGGAATCTCACCAGTGTACCATATAGGTTAAATGATTGTATATTTTCATCATTTGGACAAAATATTTATAAAAAAAATATTTTAAATGATCCAGCCAATACAAGTTATAAGAGTCAAACGATAGGGGCTGGAGGTGAAATTTATTTAAGTCATTATAAAGATTATGAACCAGATAAATTTTATTTTGATTTCCTAGGATATAAAGGATATTTTATTATCGATAATGAGGGTAAACCAATTGTTTATAGTGAAAATGCTTCATTAAAAATTTCAATTGATTCAAAATGTTATAATATTTTTGAAAATGTGGCAGCTTCACAGATTATAATTCAAGATGATAAAGGAAATCAATATTTTTTTGGGGGAGGTCTGAATGAACTGGATATTAATTTCAGTCAATCATATCTAAATTATTCTAATAATGATTATATAGGCGTTGGAAATGAGATAAAGAGGACAAATTATATTGACTCTTGGCTACTAAAGAAAGTTATACTAAATGATGGGACAGTAATAAATGGCTTTTATAAGGTTTCGAATCATTCTATTCTTAATAATTTTAGAGGAAATGGCAATTCTGCATATACTTTTGAGCCTTCTGGTGATATAGGTTCAAATTTTCCTACTAAAGTAGATTTAAATATCAATAATCTAAATATAAAGCATTCAAGAATATATGGGCGAACAGTTAGTTTCGTAGGAAGTTCTGGAATATATACAAATGTTAACACACAATTAGATACTTATACAAAAGAAGCCATGTTAGACAGTATCACTATAAATGACGTGACAGTTCATTACTCATACATTGATACACAGAATCCTTTAGAATTAACTAATAAATATTTGAGTGAAATTAAAATTAAAAGAAAAAATAAGTTAATAAAAAAAATTAATTTGAATTATGAAGACTATGGTTCAACCAACAAACGCACCTTCCTCAATAATGTTACCAGTAATGTTGGTGAAAATGTATATTTTGAATATTATAATACAACTAAATTTCCCCCTTATAATGAATTTTTAACAAATGATTTAGGTTATTGGAACGGGGTGATGACTTATGATGCTTCTAATTATGATATAATGCTCTATACTCCATTATCTGAAGATCAGTCAGTATATGATACAGGAATGCTGAAAACAGTGACATTCCCTACAAAAGGTACTTCAACTTTCTTTTATGAGCATGGTGATTTCTCAAAAGAATATAATATCGATTTCAATACTAGAAAACCAGTATTGTTTAATAACAATGGAACTACTAATTCGCCTAGACTTTATAAGAAAATAGAAAATGATCTTTCAGGAAATAATATAGAAACTCTATATACTTATAAAAATGATGACAATACTTCGTCAGGAATACTGGATGGAAAAGTAACTAAGACGTACATACAGGGAATTGACATGCAAAGTTTTAAGAATTTAGCTACTAATCTTTATTCTCAAAATTCCTTACATTATAGTAATGTCAAAGAAATAGTAACTAATAAGGGTTTTAAAAACTACAAATTTAGTGATAGGATTACAAATCCGGATTCTCTGGCCAGTAAAGTATATCCCGGCTCTCATTTTAGTATCTATGGTTGGGAGAGTTGGGATGAAATTGATAGGAAATATCTTTCCAAGGCTAATGAACGAGGAAAAATTTTAAGAGAGGAGATCTATAATAAAGATAATATTAAAGTAAAGGAAATAATATATAAATATTCTAATTTTCTTTCTAAGCTTCCAAATTTAGATTTAGTACAAAATTGTGCAGGTTGTAAGGTCTCCGATCTGAATTACTATGTATATACAAGTGATCATAATTCAGCATTCGTCCAATCGATGTATGTACCTGTAATACCTTATTTATTAAGTTCCAAAATAACTCGGGAATATTTTGGTAACAAGGTCGTGGAGACGGTCAACAATATTAGCTATCTGGATAAAATTCTGAAAAAGTATAATGAAGGATCTTCTACTAGTAAAGATTACACATGGTATCCTTATCCTAAAGAAATTATGCATAATACAATATTGGGGACAAGTATTAATAGGTATCTTTATCCAATTGATTTGTATAATGAAAATCCCTGTGTAAGCTGTAATGACAATATCACAATTGTTGGTGGGCAAAATGTTACCTATCAGCAACTTCACTATAAAAATGTTTTTACGCCTGTTGTAGAAATTGCTAAGAATAATGATAACAAGTTTTTATTAAAAGAAAACATTTTTTCTCCAACTACATCTCTTGTATCTGGCGCCTATGCGATAAAGAAAACGAGAAATTCCTTATTAAATTCGACATTTGATTTTAACAGCTATAAAATACCCGTTTCTCAAACAGAGGATAATTCTATTTTTGATTTGTATGATAATAAGGTTAATCTTATTCAACAAACAAGTAAATCAGGAATTCCCACAACAACTATATGGGGTTATAATCAAACTCTACCTATTGCTACTATTGAAGGGGCAACTTATCTTCAGGTAATGCAAGCTTTTGGTCTGAATTCAGGTGATAACAATTCTTATTTACAATTGGCTATTGTAGACAAATCTAACCTTGATATCGATAACAATTCCGAATCCACTTTGATATCTGAACTTAATACTTTTCGAAACAAATCTGAATTAAAGGACTTTAAGATTTCTACTTACACTTACAATCCGTTAATTGGAATTACAAGCATTACACCTCCATCAGGAATAAGAGAAAACTATATCTATGATTCTTCAAACAGACTTGAAAAAATTGTTGATATTAATAATAATATTGTAAAAGAATTTACATTTAATTATACTCCGAAAAAATATTATAACATCCAGAAAAGTCAAGCATTCACTAAAGAAAATTGTGGGCCAAGTACTTTAACAGAACCTCTAGTGTATAAAATTCCTTCAGGAAAATATACTTCAGAAATAAGCCAGGCGGATGCTGACCAGAAAGCACAGAACGATATCAATGCCAACGGACAAGCTTATGCTAACACAAATGGAGTGTGTAAACCTTATGTGTGTTCAGTTACACCCTCTTATAACGTTTCTATTTATTATTCGGCCTTTCAGGAAACATCAGCCAATCATATAAAAGCCATTATAAGCATACCGGTCAATGATCCCAACTTACATTGGTCTGGGGGAGTATTTATCGGAACACTTCAGGATCTATGCAGACCCAATTCTTATAAAAATATAAGCATTAACGGATGGAGTATTTCTATAGCTCCAAGCGGAGGAGTAACGTTATATTCAAGCGGAAGTTCATCTGGAAGTGTAGCTACCCTTAATTTTGAATACGATAAATAA
- a CDS encoding DUF6443 domain-containing protein: protein MKKIIIPVATLLLSGLVHAQNAPSPTENYIQSRTYLEPVTTSSPDAKQINTVQYFDGLGRPKQIVNVKASPQGKDVVTPIEYDGFGRQTKDYLPIPQSQTLNGAIFPTPLANASASYGSEKIYAEKVLENSPLDRIQQQIQVGTDWSNKPVKFDYDANVLADEVVKYTTTTTWDNNATKSTISYTGNYGANQLYKNTVTDEDGNKTIEFKNGQGQVVLVRKINGTEKVDTYYVYNEYNQLAFVIPPKAAVATDLNTVMDDLCYQYRYDGRARLVEKKVPGKGWEHLVYDKADRLIFTQDAVMRAAGKWLFTKYDSFGRPIITGRVSGTDRNDMQNVIGNNLILTERRDAAGFTKNGMQIYYSNDSFPYFDTALTVTYYDTYPAGSPAVTNVFSQEFLTDNHSNAVSTKGLPVASYIKNIEDDSWTKTYIWYDTKGRSIGSKSDNHLGGYTVVNHKLDFAGAVLQTNTYHKRLAGDPETGIAEVFEYDHQNRVKKHWHYVGNNPGELLAENTYNELSQLTNKKVGNNLQSIDYAYNIRGWMTKINDPANLNGKLFGYEMKYQTPTTSSITGGRYNGNILTIDWKNSNDGVLKRYDYNYDGLNRLTMAHYREPMTSVPQNHFYSEEAAYDLNGNITNLWRNAKNPSGGYEGIDILTYQYSGNQLTSVTDATMNPSGYEGGGNTIDYDLNGNMINMKDKGIQSIAYNYLSLPDSYSITQQDPFGTSVNFGLSYLYRADGTKLRNTYTRGGGKGQSVTHTVTDYLDGFHYNFSETVAPCDWCRTSVAFEQRAFGEITPDPFPGTAEWKLDFVPTSEGFYSFTENRYIYQYRDHLGNARVSFTKDSEGILTITDTNDYYPFGLNHVGGIKGLLGGYQNYKYNGKELQETGMYGMDWRQYMPDIGRFGVMDPLTGVIAGWTPYRFAFNNPVYFKDPKGLFEETGDALATCPTCPNTPEFKPYIDDQNNTYVYSPETNTAEREIQIQEVAVTGKKSESGTLDYLNFFNDRIGDTGDIISHRPNQGGSIGFWTSTLRNRQFDGVFYNRVNVRYYSSNWTGGGRARVRTMNVSKFLKKGSIVASVVLGAVEIGDGISQDYDDYQTKGETNGKNTAVASAKVATGAAVGWAAGVATGAAYGAIMGSSFPVVGTILGAAVGATVGYFASEAAGELLEQAYE, encoded by the coding sequence ATGAAAAAAATAATTATACCAGTAGCCACATTGCTTCTTTCCGGTTTAGTTCATGCACAGAATGCGCCGAGTCCTACAGAAAATTATATCCAGTCCAGAACCTATCTAGAGCCTGTTACAACATCCAGTCCGGATGCAAAACAGATTAACACCGTCCAGTATTTCGATGGCCTGGGACGGCCAAAACAGATCGTGAATGTCAAAGCCTCACCACAGGGAAAAGATGTGGTGACTCCTATTGAATATGACGGATTCGGAAGGCAGACCAAAGATTATCTTCCCATCCCACAATCCCAAACCTTAAACGGGGCTATTTTCCCGACGCCACTTGCCAATGCTTCTGCGTCTTACGGCTCAGAAAAGATCTATGCGGAAAAGGTTTTGGAAAACTCTCCGTTAGACCGTATTCAGCAGCAGATCCAGGTGGGAACGGACTGGAGCAACAAGCCGGTGAAATTTGATTATGATGCCAATGTACTAGCCGATGAAGTGGTTAAATACACCACTACGACCACCTGGGACAATAATGCGACCAAATCTACGATCAGTTATACCGGAAATTACGGAGCCAACCAGCTGTATAAAAATACGGTCACCGATGAAGACGGAAACAAAACCATTGAATTTAAAAACGGTCAGGGCCAGGTCGTTTTAGTCAGAAAAATCAACGGAACCGAAAAAGTGGATACCTATTATGTATACAATGAGTATAATCAGCTGGCATTTGTGATCCCTCCGAAAGCAGCCGTCGCTACAGACCTCAACACTGTGATGGATGATCTCTGTTATCAGTACCGGTACGACGGCAGGGCAAGACTCGTGGAAAAGAAGGTCCCGGGCAAGGGTTGGGAACACCTGGTGTATGATAAAGCGGACCGCCTGATTTTTACGCAGGATGCTGTAATGCGCGCTGCCGGAAAGTGGCTTTTTACCAAGTATGACTCGTTTGGAAGACCCATTATCACAGGGCGTGTTTCGGGGACCGACCGAAACGATATGCAGAATGTCATTGGGAATAATCTTATTCTTACAGAGCGCAGAGATGCAGCCGGTTTTACAAAAAACGGGATGCAGATCTACTATTCCAATGACAGTTTCCCGTATTTTGATACAGCGCTCACGGTTACCTATTATGATACGTATCCCGCCGGTTCACCCGCTGTCACCAATGTGTTCTCACAGGAGTTTCTGACTGATAACCATTCCAATGCCGTATCTACGAAAGGATTACCGGTAGCCAGTTATATCAAAAATATCGAAGACGACAGCTGGACCAAAACCTACATCTGGTATGATACCAAAGGAAGAAGTATAGGCTCAAAGAGTGATAATCATCTGGGAGGCTATACGGTGGTCAATCATAAACTTGATTTTGCTGGTGCTGTTCTTCAGACCAATACCTATCACAAAAGACTGGCGGGAGATCCCGAAACCGGTATTGCCGAAGTCTTTGAATACGATCATCAGAACAGGGTAAAAAAACACTGGCATTATGTAGGCAATAACCCTGGGGAATTACTGGCTGAAAATACGTACAACGAACTTTCCCAGTTGACCAATAAAAAAGTAGGGAATAATCTTCAGAGCATCGATTATGCTTATAATATCCGTGGGTGGATGACCAAAATCAATGATCCGGCTAATCTCAACGGGAAATTATTCGGATATGAAATGAAATATCAGACGCCAACGACGAGTTCTATTACAGGAGGGAGATATAATGGAAATATTCTTACAATCGACTGGAAGAATTCCAATGACGGGGTTTTAAAAAGATACGATTACAATTATGATGGTCTGAACAGACTGACCATGGCCCATTACCGCGAGCCAATGACTTCGGTGCCTCAAAATCATTTTTACAGCGAAGAAGCGGCTTATGATCTCAATGGAAATATTACAAATCTGTGGAGAAATGCTAAAAATCCATCTGGTGGGTATGAGGGAATTGATATCCTGACCTATCAGTATTCAGGAAACCAGCTGACGTCAGTGACCGATGCTACCATGAACCCATCAGGGTATGAGGGAGGCGGAAATACCATTGACTACGACCTGAACGGAAATATGATCAATATGAAAGATAAAGGTATCCAGAGTATTGCTTATAATTACTTGAGCCTGCCTGATTCTTATTCGATCACCCAGCAGGATCCGTTTGGGACCTCCGTTAATTTCGGATTGAGTTATCTGTATCGGGCTGATGGTACAAAGCTTCGTAACACCTATACCCGCGGAGGGGGGAAAGGACAGTCGGTTACCCATACAGTCACAGATTATCTGGATGGTTTTCATTATAACTTCAGTGAGACCGTGGCTCCTTGTGATTGGTGCCGAACCAGTGTCGCCTTTGAGCAGAGGGCATTTGGTGAGATAACGCCGGATCCTTTTCCTGGCACTGCTGAGTGGAAGCTGGATTTTGTCCCTACTTCAGAAGGATTTTACAGCTTTACGGAAAATCGTTATATTTACCAGTACAGGGATCATTTAGGAAATGCCCGGGTGAGCTTTACAAAAGACAGCGAAGGAATTCTTACAATAACCGATACGAATGATTATTATCCGTTTGGGTTAAACCATGTGGGAGGAATTAAGGGACTGTTAGGAGGTTATCAGAATTATAAATACAATGGGAAGGAACTTCAGGAGACGGGAATGTACGGAATGGATTGGCGACAATATATGCCCGATATTGGAAGATTTGGCGTTATGGATCCTTTAACAGGAGTCATTGCCGGTTGGACACCTTATCGTTTTGCATTTAATAATCCTGTATATTTTAAAGACCCTAAAGGATTATTTGAAGAAACCGGAGACGCTCTTGCAACTTGTCCTACCTGTCCAAACACACCAGAATTTAAGCCATATATTGATGATCAAAACAATACATACGTCTATAGTCCTGAGACAAACACCGCTGAAAGAGAAATCCAAATACAGGAAGTGGCTGTAACTGGAAAGAAAAGCGAGAGCGGAACATTAGATTATCTTAATTTTTTCAACGACAGAATTGGAGATACAGGCGATATCATTAGCCACAGACCCAATCAGGGAGGTTCTATTGGTTTTTGGACTTCTACTCTTAGAAACAGACAATTTGATGGCGTCTTTTACAACAGGGTTAATGTTAGATATTATAGCAGCAACTGGACAGGAGGAGGGAGAGCTCGCGTAAGAACAATGAATGTCTCCAAGTTTTTGAAAAAAGGCTCTATTGTAGCTTCTGTAGTTTTAGGTGCTGTAGAAATTGGTGATGGAATATCACAAGATTATGATGACTATCAAACAAAGGGAGAAACCAATGGGAAGAATACAGCGGTTGCTAGTGCAAAAGTAGCTACAGGGGCAGCTGTGGGTTGGGCAGCTGGAGTAGCTACAGGAGCTGCTTATGGTGCGATAATGGGTTCTTCTTTTCCTGTTGTAGGAACTATTTTAGGAGCTGCTGTTGGAGCTACTGTTGGATATTTTGCAAGTGAGGCTGCTGGAGAATTACTTGAACAAGCCTATGAATAA
- a CDS encoding STM3941 family protein — translation MRIINKNRNYFKTIVVIVLILCTMYFLIFKFLLYPSEHTYFLLPTKNAVIVFSVFGILACLLALFLIIKTLFRKDAVLKIDENGIFNGFSFYKNKLIKWKEIDKIEIIRYNHNNYVGIFLRESKNNEKGINYFLYNMNKSSIGTAHIISSGDLDCSFEELEKAIFDSWEKYKKQSI, via the coding sequence ATGAGAATAATTAATAAAAATAGAAATTATTTTAAAACTATTGTAGTAATAGTATTGATACTGTGTACGATGTATTTTCTAATATTTAAGTTTTTGCTTTATCCATCAGAACACACTTACTTTCTATTACCTACGAAAAATGCCGTCATTGTATTTTCTGTATTTGGAATTTTAGCTTGCTTACTAGCATTATTTTTAATTATAAAAACTTTATTTAGAAAGGACGCTGTATTAAAAATAGATGAAAATGGAATATTTAATGGTTTTTCTTTTTATAAAAACAAATTGATAAAATGGAAAGAAATTGATAAGATTGAAATCATTAGATATAATCACAATAATTATGTTGGTATTTTTTTGAGAGAATCAAAAAACAATGAAAAAGGGATAAATTATTTTCTATACAATATGAATAAAAGCTCTATAGGGACAGCTCATATAATTTCTTCGGGAGATTTAGATTGTAGTTTTGAAGAACTTGAAAAAGCTATATTTGATTCTTGGGAAAAGTATAAAAAGCAATCTATTTAA
- a CDS encoding STM3941 family protein, translating into MIYWKDIIGIESVEINGIKHIVIYIKNIDYYKNQEKGIQKHFFISRTEKYKTPFIINVSALSDSFNDIINSIIVSWEKYKKQSL; encoded by the coding sequence TTGATTTACTGGAAAGATATAATAGGTATTGAAAGTGTAGAAATTAATGGGATTAAACATATCGTAATTTATATTAAAAATATTGATTATTATAAAAATCAAGAAAAAGGAATTCAAAAACATTTTTTTATATCTAGAACTGAAAAGTATAAGACTCCCTTTATAATAAATGTGAGTGCTTTATCTGACAGTTTTAATGATATTATTAACTCAATTATTGTTAGTTGGGAAAAGTATAAAAAGCAATCTCTTTAA
- a CDS encoding STM3941 family protein, whose amino-acid sequence MYNFLTKDPLKIKIVGIIGLVFFGLASIVMFFLILLSLKKSLGIIIDQKGIYSNYTMPSVGLIEWKDISNIEINNEEVNLQFTKSKKINQIIVNLKNPEEFFNNKNLIWKVLFKNQYNKFGTPVVLNPLLLNCTFEELKEAVFDSWEKYKKES is encoded by the coding sequence ATATATAATTTCCTAACAAAAGATCCTTTAAAAATAAAAATTGTTGGAATTATTGGTTTGGTATTTTTTGGATTAGCATCTATAGTAATGTTTTTTTTAATACTACTTAGTTTAAAAAAGTCATTAGGTATAATTATAGATCAAAAAGGTATTTACTCTAATTATACAATGCCATCCGTTGGATTGATTGAATGGAAGGATATTTCTAATATAGAAATAAATAATGAAGAAGTAAACTTACAATTTACAAAAAGTAAAAAAATTAATCAAATAATTGTAAATTTAAAAAATCCAGAAGAATTTTTTAACAATAAGAATTTAATTTGGAAAGTGCTGTTTAAAAATCAATATAATAAATTTGGAACTCCTGTAGTTCTAAATCCTTTACTACTAAACTGCACATTTGAAGAATTAAAAGAGGCCGTATTTGACTCTTGGGAGAAGTATAAAAAAGAATCTTGA
- a CDS encoding DUF6702 family protein has product MKRLLYILGILTFFMLMSFMNVDFFSSMTKVDYIDGSKTLKFTTKMNTNHISDAIKINANTAGFEAEVKKYVNNNFDVYVNGSPKTITFTGSQVSGETVWVYFETGGVSDINTLKIKNTILLSAFPKQVNLVNIAYKGSQKTMSFQRGKEVNEVSF; this is encoded by the coding sequence ATGAAAAGACTTTTATATATCTTAGGAATATTAACATTTTTTATGTTGATGAGTTTTATGAATGTAGACTTTTTCTCTTCGATGACAAAAGTGGATTATATAGATGGAAGCAAGACATTAAAGTTTACCACAAAGATGAATACCAATCATATTTCTGACGCCATAAAAATCAATGCGAATACCGCCGGATTTGAAGCAGAGGTTAAAAAATATGTAAATAATAATTTTGACGTGTATGTAAATGGCTCTCCAAAAACGATAACATTCACCGGAAGTCAGGTAAGCGGAGAAACCGTATGGGTATATTTCGAAACCGGAGGCGTTTCTGATATTAATACCTTAAAGATTAAAAACACGATCCTTTTAAGCGCTTTTCCAAAACAGGTAAACCTGGTTAACATTGCTTATAAAGGAAGCCAGAAGACAATGAGCTTCCAGAGAGGAAAAGAAGTCAATGAAGTTTCTTTCTAA
- a CDS encoding LOG family protein encodes MEINGRDESLINPEFDINETKLHNSLKQKAWDETITKDSWMVFKVMAEFVDGYEKLAKIGPCVSIFGSARLRPESKYYEMAVEIAEKITQIGFGIITGGGPGIMEAGNKGAFNAKGKSIGLNIDLPFEQHFNPYINRSYSMNFDYFFVRKVMFVKYSQGFVVMPGGFGTLDELTEALTLIQTNKIGRFPIVLVGTDFWSGLLDWFKETLLKEGMISEGDLDLYRVVDTADEAVAHIKAFYDKYSVNVNF; translated from the coding sequence ATGGAAATCAACGGAAGAGACGAAAGCTTAATTAATCCCGAATTTGATATAAATGAGACAAAACTTCATAACAGTCTGAAGCAAAAAGCCTGGGACGAAACCATTACGAAGGACAGCTGGATGGTGTTTAAGGTAATGGCGGAGTTTGTAGACGGCTATGAGAAGCTGGCCAAGATAGGCCCTTGTGTTTCCATTTTCGGTTCTGCAAGGTTAAGGCCTGAAAGTAAATACTACGAGATGGCGGTAGAAATTGCGGAAAAAATAACACAGATCGGCTTCGGAATTATTACCGGAGGCGGTCCCGGAATTATGGAGGCCGGAAATAAAGGCGCGTTCAATGCAAAGGGGAAATCCATTGGTCTGAATATCGATCTTCCTTTCGAACAGCATTTTAATCCTTACATCAATAGATCGTATTCCATGAATTTCGATTATTTCTTTGTCAGAAAAGTGATGTTTGTAAAGTACTCTCAGGGATTTGTCGTAATGCCGGGAGGATTTGGTACCTTAGACGAACTTACTGAAGCGTTGACCCTTATCCAGACCAATAAGATCGGAAGATTCCCCATTGTTCTGGTAGGAACTGATTTCTGGAGCGGTTTACTGGACTGGTTTAAAGAGACCTTATTAAAAGAAGGAATGATCTCTGAAGGTGATCTTGATTTGTACCGCGTGGTAGATACTGCCGATGAAGCGGTGGCCCATATCAAGGCATTTTATGATAAATACTCCGTAAATGTTAATTTTTAA
- a CDS encoding nucleotidyltransferase family protein produces the protein MKALIFAAGKGTRLKPFTNHHPKALAKVNGIPLLERNIMYLKSFGIQDFVINVHHFGNQILDFLKQNNNFGCRIEISDESDELLETGGGLIFARRFLDHGEDFIIMNADILTNININRLAEYHKKMKDFATLAVSDRESSRKLLFNDDMVLRGWLNVQTGEQRLAEFNKGFRALAFSGVHCINPTIFEKIKRTGKFSVMEEYLDLMLTEHIHGFVHDSILIDVGRPESVTEAEKHFK, from the coding sequence ATGAAGGCCTTAATTTTCGCAGCAGGGAAAGGCACACGCCTTAAACCTTTTACCAATCATCATCCTAAGGCATTGGCTAAGGTAAATGGCATTCCGCTTCTGGAAAGGAATATCATGTATCTTAAAAGTTTCGGAATACAGGATTTTGTAATCAATGTCCACCATTTTGGAAATCAAATACTTGATTTTTTAAAGCAGAATAATAATTTCGGCTGCCGTATTGAAATTTCCGATGAGTCCGATGAACTTCTTGAAACAGGAGGTGGTTTGATTTTTGCTAGAAGGTTTCTGGATCATGGGGAAGATTTTATAATCATGAATGCTGATATTCTCACCAATATAAATATCAACAGGCTGGCAGAATATCATAAAAAGATGAAAGATTTTGCTACTTTAGCCGTTTCAGACAGAGAGAGTTCAAGAAAACTGCTTTTCAACGACGACATGGTTTTAAGAGGTTGGCTTAATGTACAGACCGGCGAACAGAGGCTTGCCGAATTCAATAAAGGATTCAGGGCACTGGCTTTCAGTGGCGTTCACTGCATCAATCCTACGATCTTTGAGAAAATAAAAAGAACAGGCAAATTTTCTGTTATGGAAGAATATCTGGATCTGATGCTGACGGAGCATATCCACGGATTTGTACACGACAGCATCCTGATCGATGTCGGGAGACCGGAATCTGTAACAGAAGCCGAAAAACATTTTAAATAA
- a CDS encoding RapZ C-terminal domain-containing protein has product MLHIDIHSFSYKKGGIPKDDTGNGGGFTFDCRGILNPGRVEEYKIQTGNDIGVQEYLETKTEMPKFLELVKNMVSMNIDNYLERGFENLQINFGCTGGQHRSVYSAIKIAHFIEEKYGEKVEISLHHDEQHQLNDKL; this is encoded by the coding sequence ATGCTACACATCGATATACACAGCTTTTCGTATAAAAAAGGGGGAATTCCAAAAGATGATACCGGTAACGGAGGAGGTTTCACCTTCGACTGCCGTGGAATTCTGAATCCGGGAAGAGTTGAGGAATACAAAATTCAGACGGGAAATGACATCGGCGTTCAGGAATATTTGGAAACCAAGACTGAGATGCCGAAATTTTTAGAATTGGTTAAAAACATGGTTTCCATGAATATCGACAACTATCTTGAAAGAGGTTTTGAAAACCTGCAAATCAACTTCGGATGCACAGGCGGACAGCACCGCTCTGTTTATTCTGCTATAAAAATTGCTCATTTCATAGAAGAAAAATATGGTGAAAAAGTGGAAATCAGCCTTCACCATGACGAACAGCACCAACTTAATGATAAGTTATGA